The DNA sequence GAATTAATATTTGCATGTGTTGCACAGATGTGGTAAAATCTAATTTGCATCTTTATGCTCGTTTTTATAAAATGAAGAGAATTCTTCAAGGTGGGAGACATTTGGCAGAACGTATTTCAGAAGAAAAATTAGCGCAAATCAGAACCGAAACGAATATTGTTGATGTCGTCAGCCAATATGTACAACTCAAAAAAAGAGGCAAGAATCATTTCGGATTTTGCCCGTTCCATGACGAGAAGACCCCCTCTTTTTCTGTCGCAGAAGAAAAACAGATTTTCCACTGTTTCAGCTGCGGAAGGGGAGGGAATGTTTTTACTTTCTTGATGGATGTCGAGGGTATTTCATTCGTTGAAGCAGTCATTAAGACAGCCGAATTAAGCAACATCGCCTTGGATTTCTCGTACGAAAATCATGCCCAGGATAATCCGCTGCAGTCGAAGAAAGAAAAGCTGATCCAAATCCATGAGGAAGCAGCTGCTTTTTACCATCAGGTCTTGATGAATACCGTTACGGGCCAAGCTGCGCTGGATTACATGATCCAACGCGGCTTCACGCCGGAGACGCTTAAAGAGTATCAAATTGGCTTTTCCCCTTCCAATCGGACGGCGCTCTTTCAAATGCTAAAAGCGAAGACATTCGATGAAGGACTCCTTCAGGAAAGTGGCATATTCACGGACAGACAAGGCCAAAACGAACTTTACGATCGGTTCTCGGCCAGGATCATTTTCCCATTGCGTAACGCTAAAGGAAAGACAGTCGCTTTTTCCGGCAGAATTCTGCATGCTTCCCCGGTGGATGATACAGGTTACCATGAAGCAAAATATCTGAACAGTCCCGAAACGCTCTTGTTCAACAAACGTGATTTCCTTTTCAACTTCGATAAAGCCCGCAGTGAGATCCGCAGACATTCCGAAGTGATCCTTTTCGAAGGGTACATGGATGTCATATCCGCTTGGCAAGCGGGTGTGAAAAATGGCGTCGCCTCGATGGGGACCAGTCTGACGGATGAGCAGAACCGGATATTGACGAAGACGGCCGATAAAATAGTCATTGCCTATGACGGCGATCGTCCCGGTGTCGAGGCGACCAAGCGCGCCATTGAGATACTGGAACGCAATAAGCACTTCGACATCTCGATTTTCCCGCTGGAAGCCGGCATGGACCCGGATGAATACATCCAGCAGAAAGGTCCGGAGGCATTCGCCAAGGCACTGAAAAATAGCCGCGAGACCGTCATCCAGTTCTATTCACGCTACCTCAAGATGAATCTGAACCTGGATTCCGAAAAAAATCGCATCACCTACATCGAAACCATGCTCAAGGCATTGGCGCCCTTGGATTCTCTGATCGAAAGAGAGCTCTACATGAAGGATATCGCGGATGAATTCAGCATACCGATCGATATCCTGCAGAAACAGCTGAAGGGTTATCAACAAGAGGTGCTTCAGCAGCGGCCTGAGCGCGAACCGCTCAGGCGGGCTGCGCCGCATGCTGCTGCGCCCCATGCGATGTATCCGAGCACGAACAAACGCAAAGTGACTCAGGCAGAGCAAAGTGAGAAGCAACTGCTTTACCGTCTGTTTCATTTCGAGGAAGTCTGGTCGTATCTGAATGAGATTGATGCGGATTTCAATTTCATCCATGATGACTACCAGACGATCTACATTTTGTATGAAGAGTTTTTCAGGCAGACTGGATTGATCGGGAATATCGACCAATTTTTGGACCGCATCAATAATCCGGCTCTTCAGAATGTGATTACGGAGATCGAATGGTTCCAATTGGATTCGGAAGTCACCTATCAGGAAATTCAGGATCTCGTCCATATCATCCGGGATAAGTCGTCCCTTCAGGATCAACTGACAAAAAAACAGGCTGAAATGAAGGAAGCCCGAAAGAAAAATGACAATGAGCGTCTGAAGACAATCATGTTGGAAATTGTTTCCCTTTCAAAAGAATTAAAAGCAATAAAGAAATAGCCCGCATCGAATGGAGGAATCATTTTATGGCAATCGAAAAAAATGATCAAGGTTTAACGTTAGAACAGGTAACCAAAAAACTGATCGCAGAACACAAATTATTGGGGTCCGTCTTCTACGACGAATTGGCCGATAAAATAGCTACACCTTTCCAATTGGACGCGGACGACATGGATAAACTGATACAAAAAATGGAAGACGGCGGCGTCAGTGTCGTAGACGCAGACGGCGGTCCGACTGCCCGTCAACTTGCCAAAGAAACGGTAAAGCCTGAAAAACCGGCTGCAGCCAAAAAGGATGAAGAGGAAGACCTGATGGCGGTGCCACCTGGTGTGAAAATCAACGACCCAGTGCGCATGTACTTGAAGGAAATCGGCCGCGTGCCTTTGCTGAACGCAGAGGAAGAAGTCAATTTGGCCTTGCGCATCAAAGATGGCGATCAGGAAGCGAAACAGCAATTGGCTGAGGCCAACTTGCGTCTGGTCGTTTCCATCGCGAAACGTTATGTAGGCCGGGGCATGCAATTCTTGGATCTGATCCAGGAAGGCAATATGGGTCTGATGAAAGCTGTCGAAAAATTTGACCATACGAAAGGGTTCAAATTCTCCACCTATGCCACTTGGTGGATTCGTCAAGCCATCACCCGCGCCATCGCCGACCAAGCCAGAACGATCCGTATCCCTGTGCATATGGTGGAAACAATCAATAAATTGGTCCGGATCCAACGGCAATTGCTGCAGGACCTTGGACGCGAACCTACGCCTGAAGAAATCGGTGCCGAGATGGACCTTCCGACTGAAAAAGTCAGAGAGATCCTGAAGATCGCCCAAGAGCCCGTTTCCTTGGAAACCCCTATCGGGGAAGAGGACGATTCGCATTTAGGCGATTTCATCGAAGACCAGGAAGTCCTGAGTCCGGCTGAGCACACTGCCCAAACGCTTCTGAAGGAACAACTTGAGGAAGTGTTGGACACTTTGACTGATCGCGAGGAAAACGTCCTGCGTCTGCGTTTCGGTCTTGATGACGGAAATGTACGGACTTTGGAACAAGTGGGGAAAGTGTTCGGCGTCACCCGTGAGCGGATCCGTCAAATCGAAGCAAAAGCTTTGCGCAAACTGCGTCACCCAAGCCGTTCGAAACAATTAAAAGATTTTCTTGAGTAATAAGCGCCTAACCCGAGGTATTGCACTCGGGTTTTTCTTATGCCCTTTTCTGAATGATGTAAGGATTAGTGGGATATATGAAATGGAATTATGCTAAAATAGAGCTATCAGCAAAAATGGAAATGGAGGGATGAGGTTGAACATTCAACAATTATCCGTAAGACTCGGGACAGTCGCAAGTTTTGTGCCGGAAAACGCCAGACTGGCCGATATAGGCTCGGATCACGCTTATTTGCCTTGTGTTCTGGCGGCGCGCAACGTCATCAGTTACGCATTGGCAGGGGAAGTCGTGAAAGGCCCCTTCGAATCGGCAACGGAACAGATCAGAACATCAGGAGTAGGCGATCGCGTCAGCGCCAGATTAGGCGATGGCATGGATGTGATTGAACCGACGGATCATATAAACGTCGTCACCATCTGCGGGATGGGTGGGGACTTGATTTCCAAGATTCTGGAAAAAGGCAGATTGAACGGTAAGTTGGTCGGTGTGGAACGGCTGATCCTTCAGCCAAACAACGGAGAAAAGAAACTGCGTGAATGGCTGATCGGCCACTCATACAAAATCATCGACGAAACGATATTGGAAGAAAACGGAAAGATTTATGAAATCATCGTTGCTGAAAAGGCGGTAACAACGGAGAACTACTCTGATCTGGAATACAGCTTCGGCCGTTTCCTGCTTCAGGAAAAAAATGAGACTTTCCGCAAAAAATGGTTATCCGAAATCGATAAATGCCAATACATATTGGACAGCATGCAAAAAGCAAGCAACAATCTGAATGAAAAAGAACAGCAAGTGATCAATAAAATCAATGAAATTAAAGAGGTGCTGGAATGAAAAGCATTACTGGTTATGAATTCATCGAGTTATTCGAATCGCATGTTCCGAATTGGCTGGCAGAGGATGGGGATCCGGTGGGACTCCATTTGGGCGATTTGAGCCGTCCGGTCCGCCGTATTATGGTGACGCTCGATGTTCGTCCGGAAGTCGTTCAGGAGGCCATCGAGAAGCAAGTCGATTTTATCTTCTCCCATCATCCGCCAATCTACAGACCGCTAAAAAATTTGGACGTTTCAGATAAGCAAACGAAAATGTACGTCGATCTGCTGAAGCATGACATCAGCGTGTATGCGGCCCACACGAATCTGGATAATGCGACTAACGGAATGAACGATTGGCTTTCTGAGGCATTGGGGCTGTTGGATGTCGAAATCATGGATGTCACGAAGCGTGTGCCTGTGAAAAAAATATCCGTATGCGTGCCGAATGCCGAATGCAATCGTGTCCGCTTGGCTATGACCGATGCGGGAGCGGGGAACATTTCCGACGAATACAGCCACTGCTCCTTTGAGGCGCAAGGGGTTGGCCGTTTCACGCCGCTGGAAGGCGCAAAACCTGCCATCGGCCATATCAACGAACCGGAGGAAGTCCAAGAGAAAAAAATTGAGATGATCGTCGAAGACAAATGCTTGGCTGACGTCTTGGAGGCGTTGTATGAATCGCATCCATACGAAGAGCCCGTCTATGAAATCTACACGATCAACAATTTCCAACGCGAATACGGCCTGGGTAGGGTCGGCAATTTGGCTTTGCCGATGTCGCTGCGTTCCTTTATCCAGTACGTCAAGGATGTTTTCCAGATCGAGGGCATGCGTTTCATCGCAGCCGATTTGGATCAGACGATCAGTCGCGTTGCCATCTGCGGCGGGGATGCCGGTAAATATTATCGGAAAGCGATCAAAAAAGGTGCGGATGTGTACATCACTGGCGACGTCTACTACCACACTGCCCACGATATGCAAGCTGATGGACTGACGGTCATCGACCCGGGCCATCACATCGAACAGATCTGCAAACCGAAATTATTGGAATTATTCAATGAATGGAAAAAAGAAAATGAATGGGATCTGGAAGTCATCGCTTCCGAAATCAACACGGATCCTTTCATTTTCGACAGTCAATTGTGAGAGGATGTCAATGAATGCAAGAAAAATTAGTGGACCGTTTTTTGAAATATGTTAAATTCGAGACAAGATCGGATGAAAAAAGCCTGGCAGTGCCTTCTACCCAAAATCAGGTGGACTTCGCAAAAACGGTTTTGATGCCGGAACTGGAAGCCATCGGACTTTCGGATATCCAATACAATCCTGCCAATGGCTTCGTAACGGCACTTTTGCCGCGCAACTCCGAAAAAGCGTTCCCTGCGATCGGGTTCATCGCCCATATGGATACGGCTGATTTTGAAGCGGCGAATGTAAATCCGCTTATTTGGGACCACTATGCGGGCGGCGATCTGATTTTGGATGCGGAAGCACAAGTGATCCTTTCGCCGAAGGATTTCCCTTCTTTGAAGAACTACATCGGTCAGACGTTGATCACTACCGACGGAAAAACATTGTTGGGTGCGGACGACAAAGCCGGCATCGCCGAAATCATCACAGCGTTGGAAGCGATAAAAGCAGCGGATGACATAGAACATGGGGACATCAAAGTCGCTTTCGGACCGGATGAAGAAATCGGACGCGGTGCTGATCTTTTTGATGTGGCCGGTTTCGGTTGCGACTTTGCCTATACGATGGACGGCGGTCCGTTGGGGGAACTTGAATTTGAAAGCTTCAATGCCGCGCAAGCCATCGTAACGATCCATGGCAAAAATGTGCACCCAGGCACTGCCAAAGACACGATGGTGAATGCGATCAAATTGGCCATCGCGTACGACAGCGCGTTGCCGCAAAATGAAGTCCCTGAACAAACCGAAAAGCGCGAAGGCTTTTATCACCTGTTGGGCATTGAAGGCAGTGTGGAAGAAAGCAAGATGACCTACATCATCAGGGATCATGATAAGGATCTTTTTGAGAACAGGAAAACGACCATGCTTGCGCTGGCGGAGCGCATGAACAAGGAATTGGCTGAAGAGCGCATCACTGTCGAAATGCACGATCAGTACTACAACATGGGGGAAGTGCTGAAAAAAGATATGCGTCCAGTCGATCTGGCGGAAGCGGCGATGAAGGCATTGGGAATCACCCCGATCATCGAACCGATTCGCGGCGGTACGGACGGATCCAAATTGTCCTTCATGGGTCTGCCTACTCCGAATATCTTTGCCGGGGGAGAAAACTTCCACGGGCGCTATGAATTTGTGTCTGTCCAATCAATGGAAAAAGCAGTAGCAGTCATCGTGGAAATCATCAGACAAAGCCAAGGATACGGAAAGCAATGAGAAATCCAGTGCTGATTTATCTCATCCTGGTGAATGCCGTGCTTTTCATCATGATGGGCATCGACAAAAAGAAGGCGCGGCAAAAGGCTTGGCGCATTCCGGAGCGCAATCTGCTCCTGTTGGGACTTTTCGGCGGCGGACTGGGCGGACTGCTGGGGATGCAACACTTCCGCCATAAAACCAAACACCTGACTTTCAAGGTAGTCTTCGTTTTGGGCACGCTCCTGAGCGGGATAACATCCTATATCGTATTTTTATGAAAAGAAAATGCCACTATTTCCCATTCCGGGAGATAGCGGCATTTTTTTCATATAAAATAATGTCAGCGGAAAAGTGCATCACCGTTGGTGCATTATACATTTGCAAGATGTTTGGTGCATCCAAAATTATGGCTAGCGGAATAAGCCTGCCTCTCGGAAATTAGATAAATCTGACCCATTGCGCTCTACGATGCTCATTCAGGGCCAGATTTCCTAAATTTCTTTCGAGGCAGAGCGGCTTATTCCGCTTTTCTTATTTGTTCTTCATCAGGAATTGGAAGGATACGGCTTCGGGGCCGGCGTGGGTCATGACGCTGGCGCTGGCATAGGAAGTGTACATCCGGGCATTGGGGAAGGCACTTTTCAGCATGCCGATGATTTGGTTCGAATATTCCGACAAACCGTCATGCGTGATGCCGATCGCTTCAACATCCAGGTATTTTTCTTTCAGTTCTGCGATGATCTCTTCATAGCGTTTTACGATTGCTTTTGTGCCGCGGCCTTTGATGTCGGTAGTCAACGCGCCGTCGATCATTTTCAGGTTCGCTTTGATGTTCAGCAGCGTCGTGATGCGTCCCATCGTTTTTCCGATGCGTCCGCCCTTGACCATGTTTTCCAGGTTGACGACACAGATGTAAAGCAGGGTACGATCCTTAACGGCAGTGACCCGAGGCAACGCTGCTGCCACAGACAATCCTTCTTCGGCACATTTGGCGGCTTCCAACACTTGGAAGGCGGTAGCTCTTGCGCAAAACTTCGAATCGATGACGGTAACTTTACCGTGGGCAAGTTTAGCCGCTTGGTGAGCAGAATTCACGGTTCCGCTCAATGTTTCAGTGACATGGATGGACAAAACTTCGCTGCCATCAGCTGTCAGTTCATTATATTTATCCAAAAAAGTACCCATGGCTGGCTGGGATGATTTTGGCAGTTCCTTGCTGTTCATCATTTTTTCGAGGAACTCAGGTTTGGTTATGGTGATGCCGTCGTAATACAGCACATTGTCGATCATGGATGAAAGCGGGATTACGGTGATTCCATATCTGTCAATTTCTTCTGCGGACAATTCCGTTGTGGAATCGGTCACAATTTTGAAGTTTGGCATGTTGATTCTCCTTAAGTACAGTCGTATTTCCTTAAGCATAGCAGATTTTTCAGAAAAAGTAACGAAGTTATCATTTGATTTGTAAGCATATTCTTCCATTGTGGATGTTTTTATGTGTACAATAGATTATGCTATAATAGGTTAGTTGTAGAAGAAAGTAGGTTGCAGATATATGGACGGAATATTACCTTTATGGAAAGAACGCGGCATGACAAGTCATGACTGTGTATTCAAACTGAGAAAAATACTGAAAACAAAAAAAGTCGGGCATACCGGGACTTTGGATCCGGAAGTTGATGGCGTTTTGCCGATCTGCATCGGGAAAGCCACAAAAGTCGTCGAATTTTTGACTGACACGGATAAAGCGTATGAAGGGGAAATCACTATCGGAGTCGCCACAACGACTGAAGACAGCCAAGGCGAAACGATCGCGAAGACACCGGTTGCGCAGGACCTGCCTTTGGCTGAAATCGATGCAGCGATGGAAGCCATGGTTGGCGAAAGCATCCAAGTTCCGCCGATGTACTCCGCTGTCAAAGTGAACGGAAAAAGGCTCTACGAATACGCCCGCAAAGGGTTGACCGTCGAAAGGCCGAAAAGAAGCATCCAGGTCATGAGTTTTGAGCGGATTTCAGAACCCGCCTATCATGCGGAAGACCAAACGCTGTCCTGGCGCTTCCGGGTCACTTGCGGAAAAGGGACCTATGTGCGGACTTTGGCCGTCGATCTGGGCGCATCCTTGGGTTATCCGGCATACATGTCAAGCCTGACGCGCACGATGAGCGGATCCTTCACGAAGGAGGATTGCCTGACCCTGCAGCAAGTGGCAGAAGCAATGGCGAGCAACGAGATTGACGCGCACCTGAAGCCGATCGACTCGGTATTCGCAACGTATCATCAGATTGCGCTTGACGACGAGCTGTGGGATAAGGTGAAAAATGGGGCGGTTCTGCCGAAAGAGGGGCCATTCGAACAAGTGGATGCCCCGGTCTTGTTCACCTACCAGAGCAAAATAGTGGCGATGTACGAACCGCATCCGACCAAAGCGGCTTATATCAAACCCAGAAAAATGTTCCTATCATAATCAGCAAGGAGTTGCTAACGCAATGGAAATAATGCATATACACCATCCCTATGACCAAAAACAAATGCCTGAAGAGCAAATCGTGCTGGCATTGGGATACTTTGACGGCGTCCACAGAGGGCATCAAGAAGTGATCAAGAGGGCAAAGGAAGTTGCCGAACAGAAGAAGCTGAAACTTGCCGTCATGAGCTTCAATCATCACCCGAGCATCGTGTTCCAGAAGATGAACCCGGAAACGATGCAGTATTTGTCGACCGTCAACCGCAAAGCCGAAATACTGGAGAGCCTGGGCGTTGATTATTTCTTCGTCATCTCTTTCACATCTGCCTTTGCCTCATTAAGACCGCAGGAATTCGTCGACCAATACATTTGCGGCTTGCATGCTGCCGCAGTCGTCGCCGGTTTCGATTACACCTATGGCCCTAGAGAAATAGCGGATATGAAACAATTGGTGCATTATGCTAAAGGCTGCTTTGAAGTCATCGAAGTTGCCGAGCTGAAGAACGAAGCCGAAAAAATCAGTTCCACGCACATCCGGGAAGCGTTAGCCGAAGGAAACATGGAGAAGGCGAATGAATATTTAGGCTACATCTACCAGATTGAGGGCACGGTCATCCATGGCGATGCGAGGGGCAGGCTGCTGGGCTTCCCGACCGCAAATATCCAGACCGAGAAACACACACGCTTGCCAAGGAACGGCGTATACATCGTAAGCATCAGGGTGAACGGAACCTGGTATCGCGGCACGGCTTCGATCGGGCACAACATCACTTTTGAAGCTGGCCGCGACAAGACAGTTGAAGTTTATATACTGGACTTCGACAAAATGATCTACGGCGAGGAAGTGGCCGTAAGATGGCACCATTTTATCCGCAGCGAGATCAAATTTTCGGGCGTCGATCAGCTGATTGCGCAGCTGAAAAGCGATGAAGCGGATACGGTCGCCTATTTTCAGGAACACCCCTTGGATGAGGTGACTCTCTAAATGGCAGCCGCTTATTTGCACATCCCATTCTGCGAGCACATCTGCTTCTATTGCGATTTCAACAAAGTGTTCTTGGAAGGGCAACCGGTCGATGAATACGTGGATGCTTTGATCAAGGAAATGCAGTTGTCGAAGCAGCTGCACCCTGAAGAAGAGATAAGCACGTTCTACATCGGCGGCGGCACACCGACGACACTGAATGAGCGCCAGCTGGAGAGGCTGTTGAACGGCATCCGCAGCACCTATTCCTTGCCGAAAGGCGCCGAGTTCACGATGGAAGCCAATCCGGAAAGTGTTTCGTTCGAGAAGCTGAAGATCATGCGTGATTATGGGGTCAACCGTTTGAGCATGGGGGTCCAATCCTTCAATAACGACATCCTTAAAAAAATCGGCCGCATCCACACAGCCGAGCAAGTATACACTTCCGTGGCTCATGCCCGCAAAGCCGGATTCGAAAACATGACCATCGATCTCATTTTCCGCCTGCCGAACCAAACGATGGCCGATTTTGAAGACAGCCTGAAAAAAGCACTGGAATTGGATTTGCCGCATTACTCGATCTATGCGCTGATCCTTGAGAACAAGACGGTATTCTATAACTTGATGCGTCAAGGGAAACTGCCGTTGCCTTCTGAAGATACAGAGGCCGATATGTACGCCTTGGCTATCGAGACGATGTCAAGGAACGGCAGGAACCAATACGAAATCTCCAACTTTGCGCTGCCGGGCTATGAATCCCAGCACAATCTCACCTACTGGAAAAATGAGTCCTATTTCGGTTTCGGGGCTGGAGCGCACGGCTATATCGATGGGATCCGCTACCACAATCATGGACCGATCCAGCAATATCTGGCGCCCTTGCGCGACAATAGCCTGCCGATCATCCGTCAGCAGCAGCTGTCGAAAAATGAACAGATGGAAGAAGAGATGATTCTGGGGTTGCGCACGATGGCAGGCGTCAGCCAAAAACATTTTGCCGATAAATTCCAGACTGCGTTGTTGGACCAGTATGCTGCCGTCGTTTCGGACTTGGTTGCGGAAGGCCTGCTCGTGATCGATGGCGACAGGATCCGTTTGACCCAGAGAGGTGTTTTCCTCGGCAACGAAGTATTCCGTTCTTTCCTGATGTGAATCCGTTCGTTGCCTGTGGGGTGCCGATAATGTTATGAAAAATGATTGTATTCCGTTGACAAAGCCTGTTACCCGTGATAAATTTATTTATGGTTAGCACTCATTGTGGTCAAGTGCTAAAGTGAGGTGAAAATCTTGTTAACAGAAAGACAGTTGCTAATTTTGGATTTAATTGTCAGGCATTACATCGAATTCGAGGAGCCGATCGGTTCGAAGACGCTCCTCAAGGAATCTTCTTTACCTTTAAGTTCCGCAACGATCCGCAACGAAATGATGCGGATTGAAGAACTGGGCTTCCTGGAAAAGATGCATTCTTCATCCGGCAGGATACCTTCCATCCAAGGCTACCGTTACTATGTCGATCAACTTTTAGGCAAAGAAAGCGAGGAAGTCGCTGACGAGGTCAAACAGACGATCAAACATGGTTTTCAGAATCCTTACCGTGAAGTGCAGCAGGTCGTCGAAAAGTCAGCTGAAATGCTGTCCTTCTTGACGAATTACACTGCTTTGGCGATCGGACCTGAAACAAAGGACAGCCGTTTGACGGGCTTCCGACTGGTCGCTCTCAATGAAGGCCATGTGATGGCGATATTGGTGACGGATAAAGGCCATGTGGAAAATCAGATTTTTTCTGTTTCGCCAGGCTTCTCAGCCACTGAGATAGAAAAAATCGTCAACATCTTCAATCAGGAACTGGTCGGCCGCACGCTGCAGGAAGTATTCGTCAAACTGCAAACGGACATTCCGGTGATTATCCGGAAGTACGTCGATGCAAAAATCGATTTCACAGCGATCTTCAATGACATCGTGGCGAAGTTGGAGCATGACCGCTTCCATGTTGGCGGCAGCATGAACCTTCTGAACCATTTGGATGCAACGATGGACAAGAATAAAGTCAAAGCCATTTTAAGCATGCTGAACGGGTCTCCGGACATCCATGCGCTTTTTTCAAACCCCAACGATGGCGTCGGCGTCAAGATCGGAACGGAATTGAACAACGAGCTGCTGCATAATTTTAGCCTGATCACGGCTACCTATGACACGGCCGGCAACGGTAAAGGCCTGATCGCATTACTGGGGCCAACCAATATGCCTTACCAAAAAATGATCAGCATCATGAAATTTATGCGCTATGAACTTTCTGATAGCTTGAATGATCTGAACAAATAAGCACGACAAAGGAGATTTTGAAGTGGACAATAACGAAGAATTAGTGGACCAACAGCAAGCGACCGTTGAGACAACGGTGGAAGAGGGCCAAGAAACAGTTACGGAAGCAAGCGAGGTTGAAACTTTGCAGGCAACCTTGTCCGAAACGGAAGACCGCTTATTGCGTCTGCAGGCAGAACTTGCCAATATCCAAAAGCGCAACGCGAAAGAAAGACAGGATGCGGCGAAATACCGTTCCCAATCATTGGCGCAGGAACTGTTGCCGGTGATGGACAGTCTGGAGCGTGCATTAGCGATTGAGGTGGAAGATGAAAAATCTCTGAACCTGAAAAAAGGGTTGGAAATGGTCATGAACCTGTTCACGGAGGCTTTCGCGAAAGAAGGAATTACTTCGATCGATCCGATCGATCAGCCTTTCGATCCGAATTTCCATCAATCCATCCAAGTGCTGCCGGCTGGTGAAGGGCAAGCGCCTGATACGGTCGTAGCGGTAGTTCAAAAAGGATATGCATTGAAAGAACGTGTATTAAGACCAGCAATGGTCGTTGTGTCACAATAATTTTATTGATAACCATAAAAATTTCATATAGAGGGGAATAACATCATGAGCAAAATTATCGGTATTGACTTAGGAACAACAAACTCAGCTGTAGCAGTATTAGAAGGCGGAGAAGCTAAAATCATTCCAAATCCAGAGGGAAATCGTACGACACCATCTGTCGTTTCCTTCAAGAATGGCGAAATCCAAGTAGGCGAGGTTGCAAAACGCCAAGCAGTGACCAACCCGAACACAATCAGCTCCATCAAACGCCACATGGGTGTTGCCGGCTACAAAGTGGAAGTGGAAGGCAAGAGCTACACACCACAAGAAGTTTCAGCGATGATCCTTCAATATCTGAAAGGCTACGCAGAAGACTACTTAGGTGAAAAAGTTGATAAAGCCGTCATTACAGTTCCAGCTTACTTCAACGACGCACAGCGTCAAGCGACTAAAGATGCCGGGAAAATCGCCGGTCTGGAAGTAGAGCGTATCGTCAACGAGCCGACTGCTGCAGCTTTGGCATACGGTTTGGACAAAACCGATAAAGACGAAAAAATCCTTGTATTCGACTTGGGCGGCGGTACATTCGACGTTTCCATCCTTGAATTGGGAGATGGCGTATTCGATGTATTGAGTACAGCCGGCGACAACAAATTGGGTGGGGATGACTTCGACAACAAAATCATCGACTACTTGGTTGCGGAATTCAAGAAAGAAAACGGAATCGACCTTTCAAACGACAAGATGGCGAAACAACGTCTGAAAGACGCTGCTGAAAAAGCCAAAAAAGATCTATCAGGCGTAACATCAACGCAAATCAGCTTGCCGTTCATCACTGCCGGCGATGCAGGTCCGTTGCACTTGGAATTGACGCTTACCCGCGCTAAATTCGATGAAATCACTTATGACTTGGTTGAACGCACAAAAGGGCCTGTACGCCAAGCACTGAAGGATGCTGGTTTATCCACTTCCGAAATCGATGAAATCATCTTGGTCGGTGGCTCAACACGTATCCCTGCAGT is a window from the uncultured Trichococcus sp. genome containing:
- the dnaG gene encoding DNA primase: MAERISEEKLAQIRTETNIVDVVSQYVQLKKRGKNHFGFCPFHDEKTPSFSVAEEKQIFHCFSCGRGGNVFTFLMDVEGISFVEAVIKTAELSNIALDFSYENHAQDNPLQSKKEKLIQIHEEAAAFYHQVLMNTVTGQAALDYMIQRGFTPETLKEYQIGFSPSNRTALFQMLKAKTFDEGLLQESGIFTDRQGQNELYDRFSARIIFPLRNAKGKTVAFSGRILHASPVDDTGYHEAKYLNSPETLLFNKRDFLFNFDKARSEIRRHSEVILFEGYMDVISAWQAGVKNGVASMGTSLTDEQNRILTKTADKIVIAYDGDRPGVEATKRAIEILERNKHFDISIFPLEAGMDPDEYIQQKGPEAFAKALKNSRETVIQFYSRYLKMNLNLDSEKNRITYIETMLKALAPLDSLIERELYMKDIADEFSIPIDILQKQLKGYQQEVLQQRPEREPLRRAAPHAAAPHAMYPSTNKRKVTQAEQSEKQLLYRLFHFEEVWSYLNEIDADFNFIHDDYQTIYILYEEFFRQTGLIGNIDQFLDRINNPALQNVITEIEWFQLDSEVTYQEIQDLVHIIRDKSSLQDQLTKKQAEMKEARKKNDNERLKTIMLEIVSLSKELKAIKK
- the rpoD gene encoding RNA polymerase sigma factor RpoD, which encodes MAIEKNDQGLTLEQVTKKLIAEHKLLGSVFYDELADKIATPFQLDADDMDKLIQKMEDGGVSVVDADGGPTARQLAKETVKPEKPAAAKKDEEEDLMAVPPGVKINDPVRMYLKEIGRVPLLNAEEEVNLALRIKDGDQEAKQQLAEANLRLVVSIAKRYVGRGMQFLDLIQEGNMGLMKAVEKFDHTKGFKFSTYATWWIRQAITRAIADQARTIRIPVHMVETINKLVRIQRQLLQDLGREPTPEEIGAEMDLPTEKVREILKIAQEPVSLETPIGEEDDSHLGDFIEDQEVLSPAEHTAQTLLKEQLEEVLDTLTDREENVLRLRFGLDDGNVRTLEQVGKVFGVTRERIRQIEAKALRKLRHPSRSKQLKDFLE
- a CDS encoding tRNA (adenine(22)-N(1))-methyltransferase TrmK; translation: MNIQQLSVRLGTVASFVPENARLADIGSDHAYLPCVLAARNVISYALAGEVVKGPFESATEQIRTSGVGDRVSARLGDGMDVIEPTDHINVVTICGMGGDLISKILEKGRLNGKLVGVERLILQPNNGEKKLREWLIGHSYKIIDETILEENGKIYEIIVAEKAVTTENYSDLEYSFGRFLLQEKNETFRKKWLSEIDKCQYILDSMQKASNNLNEKEQQVINKINEIKEVLE
- a CDS encoding Nif3-like dinuclear metal center hexameric protein, translated to MKSITGYEFIELFESHVPNWLAEDGDPVGLHLGDLSRPVRRIMVTLDVRPEVVQEAIEKQVDFIFSHHPPIYRPLKNLDVSDKQTKMYVDLLKHDISVYAAHTNLDNATNGMNDWLSEALGLLDVEIMDVTKRVPVKKISVCVPNAECNRVRLAMTDAGAGNISDEYSHCSFEAQGVGRFTPLEGAKPAIGHINEPEEVQEKKIEMIVEDKCLADVLEALYESHPYEEPVYEIYTINNFQREYGLGRVGNLALPMSLRSFIQYVKDVFQIEGMRFIAADLDQTISRVAICGGDAGKYYRKAIKKGADVYITGDVYYHTAHDMQADGLTVIDPGHHIEQICKPKLLELFNEWKKENEWDLEVIASEINTDPFIFDSQL
- the pepT gene encoding peptidase T; the encoded protein is MQEKLVDRFLKYVKFETRSDEKSLAVPSTQNQVDFAKTVLMPELEAIGLSDIQYNPANGFVTALLPRNSEKAFPAIGFIAHMDTADFEAANVNPLIWDHYAGGDLILDAEAQVILSPKDFPSLKNYIGQTLITTDGKTLLGADDKAGIAEIITALEAIKAADDIEHGDIKVAFGPDEEIGRGADLFDVAGFGCDFAYTMDGGPLGELEFESFNAAQAIVTIHGKNVHPGTAKDTMVNAIKLAIAYDSALPQNEVPEQTEKREGFYHLLGIEGSVEESKMTYIIRDHDKDLFENRKTTMLALAERMNKELAEERITVEMHDQYYNMGEVLKKDMRPVDLAEAAMKALGITPIIEPIRGGTDGSKLSFMGLPTPNIFAGGENFHGRYEFVSVQSMEKAVAVIVEIIRQSQGYGKQ
- a CDS encoding DUF1294 domain-containing protein — its product is MRNPVLIYLILVNAVLFIMMGIDKKKARQKAWRIPERNLLLLGLFGGGLGGLLGMQHFRHKTKHLTFKVVFVLGTLLSGITSYIVFL